From Candidatus Polarisedimenticolaceae bacterium:
CTACACGCTCGCGACGACGATTCCCGACAAGTTCCGGGACGACGCCGCGCGGCGCGGCCTCGACGCCGCCCTCGGGACGCTCGCCGGGCACGTGCTGCAGGACCTGGGAGAGCGCTCGGGGGCGGAAGCGCTCCTCTCCGACCCGTCGACGCTCGAGGCGGCGTTGCGCGCCGCGTTCGGCTCGAACGGCGTCACCGCGACGCGGGTGAGCGCGCGCTCGACGATGGGGGACGAGGTGCTCGGCCGCCGCCGGACCGCGGAAGCCCGGGAGCGAGTGCGGCCGATGTCGGCGCGTCGCCTCGTGGTCGTGGGTTGGGACGGCGCGGACTGGGAGATCCTCGACCCGATGCTCGCCGCCGGCCGGATGCCCCATCTCGCCGGGATGCTCGCCTCGGGAGTGCGTGCCGACCTGCGCTCGTACGATCCGATGTTCTCGCCGCTGTTGTGGACGACGATGGCGACCGGAAAACCCCCGACCCAGCACGGCATCGCGGACTTCCTCGTCAAGGACCCGGGCACCGGGAAACGCCGCCCCATCACGAGCGACTTCCGCAAGGTGAAGGCGCTCTGGAACATCTGCGGCGACCTCGGCCGCGAATCGGGCTGGGTGGCCTGGTGGGCGACCTTCCCCGCCGAGCCGATCCGCGGAACGATGGTCTCCGAGCTGCTCGCTTCGGTCTCGATGCGCGGCGCCGACGCTGCCCTCGCGGTGAAGGGGATCGCGAGTCCCGAGTCCTGGCTTTCGGAGCGTCGCGACCTGATCGTCGCCGCAGCCGACGTCACCTACGAGGAGATGGCCCGGCTGTTTCCCGTCGCGCGCGCCGAGTTCGAGGACGCGAGACGGCGCGCTCCCGAGGAACAGGTCGACCCCGACTCCAAGGCCGCTCCCGACCCGCTGACGTTCACCGTGAAGCTGCTCTCCGCGACGCGCACGTACCATAACGTCGGGGTCGACATGCTGAAGTCCGGGCTTCCGGTCGTGTCCATCTACTACGAAGCGCCGGACATGATGGGGCACCGCTTCCAGCACTACATGCCGCCGAAGATGGCGATGGTTTCGGACGAGGAGTTCGCGCGTTTCCGCGACGCGGTGGGGAACTACTACGAGGTGCAGGACCGGATGCTCGGCGAGGTGCTCGCCGCGGCGGGGCCGGATGCCGACGTCGTCCTCGTCTCCGATCACGGCTTCCGCAACGGCGACGACCGACCGACGGACGTGGCGCCCTTCACGACCGGCCAGCCGGCGGAGTGGCACCGTCCGTGGGGGATCTTCGCCGCCCGCGGACCGTCTTTCCGGACCGGCCGGATCGGGCCCGCGAGCCTCTACGACATCGCCCCGACCCTCCTCTATCTGCAGGGATTCCCGCAGGCCGACGACATGCCGGGCCGCGTCATCGAGGCGGCGCTTCGCCCCGGGCTTCTCGCCTCGCGCTCCCCCTCACGGATCCGCAGCTACGAGCTCGTCGGCGATCGCATCGCGCGACGGGCCCCGGCGGAGATCGATCCCGCCGCCATGGAAGAGATGATGGCGAACCTGCGCGCACTCGGGTACGTCGGGGGCGAGACCACCGATCCGGTGACCGCGCCCGCCGCAACCGGAGCCGCGACGGCGCCGGAGACGGCGGCGGGCGGGGACGCCTCGCAGACGCAGGTTTACTACCACCGGAATCTGGCCACCTATCACCGCAAGCAGGGAAACCTCGCCGCCGCCGAGCAGGAGCTGCTTCTGGCCAACGAGCGCCAGCCGTTCCCCAAGACCTACGCCATGCTCGGCGAGGTGCGGGCGTCGCAGGGGCGTTTCGCCGAAGCGGCGGAGGCGATTGAGGAGGGATACCGCACGATCCCCTCGATGATGGAGCCCGAGAGCCTCCTCTGGCTCGTGGAGATGTACCTGCGGGCGGGGAACCCCGGGGCGGCGGGGACGGTCGTGTCCCGCCTGGGCTCGCGGGCGACCGCCGCGGTCCGTGAAGCGATCCAGGGGCGCCTCGCCGACGCGGCCGGAAACGTCGACGCGGCGACGGCCGCCTATGAGCGGGCCCTCGCGCAGGATCCCCTGCTGGTCTCGGTGGCGATGCGCCTCGGGGACCTCTACCGGGCGCGGGGGGCGCCGGGGCGGATCGTGCCCTTCCTGGAGCAGGGGGTCGCGAAGAACCCGAAAGCGGACGCGTATCACCACCTGCTCGGAGAGCTTGCCCTTGCGGGCGGCGATGCGAAGGGGGCGCACGCCCATTTCCTCCGCGCCGTGGACATCCAGCCGGAGAACGGTCTCTACCTCGGCCACCTCGCAAACGCCGCGGCGGCCCTCGGGCGTACGGCCGAAGCCCGGCAGTCGCTCGAGTGGGCCGAGCGATGGACGGGACGCGAGGCCCCCTCCTGGATCGCCATCGGGGGCGCCTGGGATCGACTCGGCGAGCCCGACCGGGCCCTGGCCGCGTTCGCGAAGGCCCGGGAGTTCGGCGCGCAGGGTCCCGCCCCCGAGATCGGCACGATCCTCGCCCTCGCCCGGGCGGGGAGGGTGGCGCAGGCGCGCCGCGCCCTCGCCGAAGCCACGCAACGATTCCCCGAAAGCCGGGCTCTGGCGGACCTCGCCGCGCGTTTGCGCTGAGTCGAAGCGCTGGGCTAGGATTCGGCCCGTTGTGACCGCTTCGAGGTGGGCGCAAGCCCACCTTTTTCTTTTTCTGCGGGACGACGCGTGGCCAGAGACGAACTCCAGACCCGGCTCGAAAGCATGGCGGCTCAGGCGGCCTCCACCCGGGGGGTGGAGGTGGTCGAGGTGCTCCTGCGTCGACAGGGGCGCCATTCGGTGCTGCGGATCGACATCGACCGCCCCGGTACTCCGGGGGTGACCCTCGAGGACTGTGAGGCGGTGAGCCACACCCTCGACACCCTGCTCGAGGCCGATGACCCCTTCGGCGACGTTCCGTACGATCTTCAGGTCTCCTCCCCCGGTCTCGATCGCCCCATCCGGAACCCCGAGGACGTCCGAAGGAACCTCGGCAGACGCGTCGTCGTGAACACGCGCGTGCCGGTGGACGGCCGACGCGCGTTCAAGGGGGTCCTCGCCGGCGGCGATGCGGCGGGATTCCGGGTCCTGCGCGACGACGGAGTGGAGGTCGGCGTGACGTTCGAGGTGGTCGAACTCGCCCACCAGGACCTCGACCTTCCCCCCACCCCGCGACGGGGAAAGCGTTGATTTCGGCGTGGTATAGTGCGCGGCGCGTCGCTACGGGTCTTCCTGAAGGGCGGGGTGCGCGGACGCGGCGGACGCGCCACCTCAACCGTCGTTCCCACGAACGACCCGCCTCGAGCGGGCTAGCGGACCGAGCAGCGCGGACCCGGGCCTTCACGGGCCTCGGTTCCCGCCGCACGGGAGTGGTCTTGCCATGAGCAGTGAGTTGTTCCAGACGATCGAGATCATCGGCCGGGAGAAGGGCATCGACCCGGATGTCATCATCCAGGCCGTCGAAGAGGCGTACGCGGCCGCGTCCCGGAAGTACTACCGGAGCAAGGAAGACTACGGAGCCCGCTTCGACCGCGCGTCGGGGCGGTTCGTGGTCTTCGCGAAGCACACCGTGGTGACCGAGGACGAGCTGATGGACCCCCACACCGAAATGACGGTGGAGGAGGCCCGTGAGGTCAAGCCCGACGCCGAGGTCGGCGACGTGATCGAGACCCCGAAAGAGGGGTACGACGCGCCTCTCACCCGCATCGCCGCCCAGGCCGCGAAGCAGGTCATCTATCAGAAGGTCAAGGAAGCCGAGCGGGAGATCGTCTGGCGCGAATACGGCGACCGCATCGGCGACCTGCTCACCGGTGTCGTGAAGCGCTTCGACCGCGGCGACATGATCCTCGACCTCGGCCGAACCGAGGGGGTCATCCCCCGCCGCGAGCAGTCGCGCGCCGAGCACTACAACCCCGGAGACCGCATTCGCGCGGCGCTCATCAACGTCGACAAGGTCGGCAAGGGCCCGCAGCTGATCCTCTCGCGGGGGAGCGAGCTGCTGGTCAAGAAACTCTTCGAGATGGAGGTCCCGGAGATCTACGACGGGACCGTCCAGATCGTGAACGTCGCGCGCGACCCCGGCGAGCGCAGCAAGGTCGCGGTCCGCTCCAAGGACCGCGACGTCGATCCGGTGGGCGCCTGCGTGGGGATGAAGGGCTCCCGCGTCCAGGCGGTGATCCGCGAGCTGCGCGGCGAGAAGATCGACATCGTCCAGTACGACGACGACATCGCGCACTACGTCCGCAACGCGCTGAACCCCGCGGCGATCAACCGCGTGTCGGTCCGCGACTACGAAGAGCGGGAGATGGAGGTCATCGTTTCCGAGGACCAGCTCTCGCTCGCGATCGGCAAGAAGGGGCAGAACGTCCGACTCGCCTCGAAACTCGTCGGCTGGCGCCTCGACATCAAGAGCGAGGCGGAAAAGAAGGCCGAGATCGAGGCGGAGATGGAACGGATGGCCGAGGCCTCGCGCGAGCTCGCGAGCATCCCCGGCGTGAATTCGTCGATGGTGTCGCGCCTTCTGGACGCGGGTTTCCGCAGCATCGAGGAGATCTCGCTCGCGTCGCTCGAGGATCTGCTCAGCATCGAAGGCATCACCGAGGACGAGGCGATCGACCTCCACGACGCGGCCGAGACCGCGCTCGAGGAGCGGATGCGCCAGATGGAAGAGGAGGAGGCCGCGGCCGCCGAGGCGGAAGCGATCTCCGAGTCGGAGCCCGAAGCTTCGCCCGAACCGGGCGAAGGCGAAGGCGACGGCGAAGCCGACCGAAGCTAGGACCGGAACGGAGACTGCATGCCGGGCGTACGCGTCTACCAGCTCGCGAAGGAACTCAAGGTCCAGAGCGCGCTCATCCTCGAGCTGCTCGACCGGATGGGCCGCGAGGTCCGCTCGGACCTCTCGGCGATCGACGAGCCGACGGCGAAGCTCGTCCGCGAGCGTCTGACGGCGGCCCTGGAAGCCGAGAAGCGGCGGCTCGTCGAGCACCCCGCGGAGGTCGCCGAGCCGGCCCAGGAAGCCGCCCCGGTCGAGGTGGAGATCCTCGTCGAGCCGGAGGTGCCGCCCACCCCCGCCCCCGCGCCGCCGGCCGTCGCGGAACTCCCCGCCGAGCAGGCCGCCGCGCCCGCGGAGCCGGTCGCCGAGGCGGCGGAGCCCGCCGTCGCCGCGGTGCCGGAGCCCGAATCCGTACCGGTCGCCGAACCCGCCGCCCCCGCAGCGCCCCCGGTCGCCGAAAAGCCGGTCGCGCCGGCGCCGACCCCCGCGCCGAGACCGGTGGCGGCCGCCCCGGCCTCCCAGCCGGCGGCGGCCTCCCCCGCGCCCGCCGCTCCGGCCCCCGGCCAGCCGCGCGCGCCGCGTGTCTTCGCCGCCCGCCGGACGACGCCGATCATGGTTCCCCCGCGAGGGGCACGTCCCACCGGTCCCTCCGCTCGCCCCGGCATGGGCGGCCCCGGCGCTCCCGGCGCCCGCCCCCCGATGGGGCCCCCCGGCGCCCGCCCCCCCCTGGGGGTGCGAGGTCCCGCAGGTCCCGGTGCTCCGGGCGCTCCCCGTCCCGGTCAGCCCGGCCCCGGCGGCCCGCCGCCTCCGGGAGCGCCTCGCCCCGGCCAGCGTCCGGGAGGCGAACGCGATCGCGGCGAGCGCGGGCGCAAAGGGAAGGGCGCCGAGGCCCCTCCGCCGATCGCCCGGGTGCGTCCCGACCTCCCTCCGGTCCCCGAG
This genomic window contains:
- a CDS encoding alkaline phosphatase family protein produces the protein MRQRFILAGGASVLAIAAVATSIQRIPEGSIGLRPGAVVDAGLGFAPPWGRATVVRAGGKAALAGLTFRTPEGSELVFDVDVDYTLATTIPDKFRDDAARRGLDAALGTLAGHVLQDLGERSGAEALLSDPSTLEAALRAAFGSNGVTATRVSARSTMGDEVLGRRRTAEARERVRPMSARRLVVVGWDGADWEILDPMLAAGRMPHLAGMLASGVRADLRSYDPMFSPLLWTTMATGKPPTQHGIADFLVKDPGTGKRRPITSDFRKVKALWNICGDLGRESGWVAWWATFPAEPIRGTMVSELLASVSMRGADAALAVKGIASPESWLSERRDLIVAAADVTYEEMARLFPVARAEFEDARRRAPEEQVDPDSKAAPDPLTFTVKLLSATRTYHNVGVDMLKSGLPVVSIYYEAPDMMGHRFQHYMPPKMAMVSDEEFARFRDAVGNYYEVQDRMLGEVLAAAGPDADVVLVSDHGFRNGDDRPTDVAPFTTGQPAEWHRPWGIFAARGPSFRTGRIGPASLYDIAPTLLYLQGFPQADDMPGRVIEAALRPGLLASRSPSRIRSYELVGDRIARRAPAEIDPAAMEEMMANLRALGYVGGETTDPVTAPAATGAATAPETAAGGDASQTQVYYHRNLATYHRKQGNLAAAEQELLLANERQPFPKTYAMLGEVRASQGRFAEAAEAIEEGYRTIPSMMEPESLLWLVEMYLRAGNPGAAGTVVSRLGSRATAAVREAIQGRLADAAGNVDAATAAYERALAQDPLLVSVAMRLGDLYRARGAPGRIVPFLEQGVAKNPKADAYHHLLGELALAGGDAKGAHAHFLRAVDIQPENGLYLGHLANAAAALGRTAEARQSLEWAERWTGREAPSWIAIGGAWDRLGEPDRALAAFAKAREFGAQGPAPEIGTILALARAGRVAQARRALAEATQRFPESRALADLAARLR
- the rimP gene encoding ribosome maturation factor RimP → MARDELQTRLESMAAQAASTRGVEVVEVLLRRQGRHSVLRIDIDRPGTPGVTLEDCEAVSHTLDTLLEADDPFGDVPYDLQVSSPGLDRPIRNPEDVRRNLGRRVVVNTRVPVDGRRAFKGVLAGGDAAGFRVLRDDGVEVGVTFEVVELAHQDLDLPPTPRRGKR
- the nusA gene encoding transcription termination factor NusA gives rise to the protein MSSELFQTIEIIGREKGIDPDVIIQAVEEAYAAASRKYYRSKEDYGARFDRASGRFVVFAKHTVVTEDELMDPHTEMTVEEAREVKPDAEVGDVIETPKEGYDAPLTRIAAQAAKQVIYQKVKEAEREIVWREYGDRIGDLLTGVVKRFDRGDMILDLGRTEGVIPRREQSRAEHYNPGDRIRAALINVDKVGKGPQLILSRGSELLVKKLFEMEVPEIYDGTVQIVNVARDPGERSKVAVRSKDRDVDPVGACVGMKGSRVQAVIRELRGEKIDIVQYDDDIAHYVRNALNPAAINRVSVRDYEEREMEVIVSEDQLSLAIGKKGQNVRLASKLVGWRLDIKSEAEKKAEIEAEMERMAEASRELASIPGVNSSMVSRLLDAGFRSIEEISLASLEDLLSIEGITEDEAIDLHDAAETALEERMRQMEEEEAAAAEAEAISESEPEASPEPGEGEGDGEADRS